One part of the Candidatus Poribacteria bacterium genome encodes these proteins:
- a CDS encoding DUF1593 domain-containing protein — protein MLREMKSCKFYFTVTTLLLFTAIAFAQEVNMEHKENEHHSTNRLRVIMTSDFPPIGVVKGGNVPNDQKSDPDDMQSIVRFLLYANEFDIEALIASAGTFANIAKKQNILDVIDHYETVYENLKKHDPLYPTPDYLRSITFQGRSGTWGKKGTVNIGEGKDSEASEAIISIVDKPDPRPVYIGIWGDCSVVAQAVWKVQNTRSTADLETFLSKLRIHQIATQDGTIGWLRDNFPKLFIIHSQKTYRGMFGGRDPISNLAWVNENIRNNHGSLCDVYPHEGMGCTGVCEGDSPSFLWLVSANRGLNDPNDPTQESWGGQFKRDGKTNHYVDGPGPSSISKWRADYQAEFQERADWCISHP, from the coding sequence ATGTTAAGAGAAATGAAGAGCTGTAAATTCTATTTCACAGTAACAACCCTGCTTCTGTTTACTGCTATCGCTTTCGCACAAGAGGTGAATATGGAACACAAAGAAAATGAGCACCATTCAACGAATAGACTGCGTGTAATCATGACATCGGATTTTCCACCGATTGGCGTCGTCAAGGGTGGCAACGTACCCAACGATCAAAAGAGCGACCCAGATGATATGCAGTCGATAGTCCGCTTCCTGTTGTATGCCAATGAGTTTGACATCGAAGCACTGATAGCTTCAGCGGGCACCTTTGCCAACATAGCCAAGAAACAAAACATACTGGATGTGATCGACCACTACGAAACGGTATACGAGAACCTGAAAAAACATGATCCCTTGTATCCCACCCCGGACTATCTGCGTTCGATTACTTTCCAAGGTCGTAGCGGCACCTGGGGCAAAAAGGGTACTGTTAATATTGGTGAAGGCAAAGACAGTGAGGCTTCGGAGGCAATCATCAGCATCGTGGACAAGCCCGATCCGCGTCCGGTCTATATTGGCATCTGGGGCGACTGCAGCGTTGTAGCGCAAGCGGTCTGGAAGGTACAGAATACGCGCAGCACTGCCGACCTAGAAACGTTCCTAAGCAAATTACGGATCCATCAAATCGCGACCCAAGATGGCACGATTGGTTGGTTGCGCGATAACTTCCCAAAGTTGTTCATCATTCACTCGCAAAAGACTTACCGGGGGATGTTCGGCGGACGGGATCCGATTTCAAACCTCGCCTGGGTCAACGAGAACATTCGCAATAACCACGGATCTCTCTGCGATGTGTATCCACACGAAGGGATGGGCTGCACCGGGGTGTGTGAAGGGGATTCGCCTTCGTTCCTGTGGCTGGTGAGTGCGAACCGTGGGTTGAACGATCCCAACGACCCCACCCAGGAAAGCTGGGGCGGACAATTCAAGCGCGACGGAAAAACCAATCACTATGTTGATGGGCCCGGCCCGTCGAGCA